A portion of the Juglans microcarpa x Juglans regia isolate MS1-56 chromosome 1D, Jm3101_v1.0, whole genome shotgun sequence genome contains these proteins:
- the LOC121242709 gene encoding uncharacterized protein LOC121242709, with the protein MPTIRNRAQTLESPANSSHNILNGQAQTTETQNVSLYEQSREERIKENRERMQKLGIFDLSLKVSSVISTKRTPKNRNTTPRPSPARSSGPIRRSSRLQNVTPVTYAEMRVVKKGKSLKDEDIVLEEGSKPELYTEEHEKLLGNTERSWTLFVDGCGKDGKRIYDPVSGKTCHQCRQKTLGYRTHCSDCNMVQGQFCGDCLYMRYGEHVLEAIQNPSWICPVCRGICNCSLCRQAKGWPPTGSLYRKISKLSYKSVAHYLIQTRRLQTDLDENAEITNQVSAKRSLPFSDIEVQSEGSLEVDSIPLVSPKPQSEDKTQDEFKIEKENEMPSSPNPGPNNQVSARRSLPFLDIGSQAGNMQSLVVDHEGDEFDELSKPQSGEEIDDQFQGDKEKEPIPMDKEHGISNIVMERHLNLKKRALPIDQSPDSISGRLRQRGRKGNDHNDNGLGRANEKISDVKVAIISSRSHAEQENEVHSEEIYKNGDDIISPKRTPKLKKKPAAEPSLDSIGGRFEV; encoded by the exons ATGCCCACCATTAGAAACCGAGCTCAAACTCTAGAGTCCCCTGCAAACTCTAGCCACAACATCCTCAATGGCCAAGCCCAGACAACCGAGACCCAGAACGTCTCGCTGTACGAGCAGTCCAGAGAGGAAAGGATCAAAGAAAATCGTGAAAGAATGCAGAAGCTTGGAATTTTTGACCTCTCTCTCAAGGTCAGCTCCGTCATCTCCACAAAGCGCACACCCAAAAACCGCAATACCACTCCGAGGCCCTCCCCTGCGCGGTCATCTGGACCGATTCGCCGCTCTTCCCG GTTGCAAAATGTGACGCCGGTCACGTATGCTGAAATGCGTGTGGTGAAGAAAGGTAAGTCTTTGAAAGACGAGGATATTGTGCTGGAAGAAGGCTCAAAGCCGGAGTTATATACAGAAGAGCATGAGAAGCTGTTGGGTAACACTGAAAGGAGTTGGACACTATTTGTGGATGGTTGTGGGAAGGATGGAAAGAGAATCTATGACCCAGTTAGTGGAAAGACTTGTCATCAGTGCAG GCAGAAAACTCTTGGCTATCGGACTCACTGTAGCGATTGCAACATGGTCCAAGGACAGTTTTGTGGAGATTGTTTGTATATGAG GTATGGAGAGCACGTACTTGAAGCTATACAGAACCCTAGTTGGATTTGCCCTGTCTGTCGTGGAATCTGCAACTGCAGTTTGTGCCGGCAAGCAAAAGGATGGCCTCCCACTGGTTCTCTTTATAGGAAG ATATCAAAACTCAGCTACAAATCAGTTGCACACTATCTCATTCAAACTCGACGGTTGCAGACAGATTTAGATGAAAATGCGGAGATAACCAATCAAGTGTCTGCGAAGAGGTCACTGCCATTCTCAGATATCGAAGTACAGTCTGAGGGATCTCTTGAAGTTGATAGTATTCCACTTGTATCACCAAAGCCTCAATCTGAAGACAAAACTCAGGATGAGTTCAAGATTGAGAAAGAGAACGAGATGCCAAGTAGCCCAAATCCAGGTCCTAACAATCAAGTTTCGGCAAGGAGGTCATTACCCTTTTTAGATATAGGATCGCAGGCTGGGAATATGCAGTCTCTAGTGGTTGACCATGAGGGtgatgaatttgatgaattaTCAAAGCCACaatctggagaagagatagatGATCAGTTCCAAGGTGACAAAGAGAAGGAACCAATTCCTATGGATAAAGAACATGGTATTAGCAATATTGTGATGGAAAGACACCTGAATCTTAAGAAGCGTGCACTCCCCATTGACCAAAGCCCAGACAGTATTTCTGGAAGATTGAGGCAGAGGGGTAGGAAAGGCAATGACCACAATGACAATGGGTTAGGTCGGGCAAATGAGAAGATTTCAGATGTCAAGGTGGCTATTATTTCATCCAGAAGCCATGCGGAGCAAGAGAATGAAGTGCATTCTGAAGAAATATACAAGAATGGTGATGATATTATTTCACCAAAGAGaactccaaaactcaaaaagaaGCCTGCTGCTGAACCAAGCCTAGACAGTATTGGTGGAAGATTTGAGGTCTAG
- the LOC121238725 gene encoding LOW QUALITY PROTEIN: dipeptidyl aminopeptidase BI (The sequence of the model RefSeq protein was modified relative to this genomic sequence to represent the inferred CDS: inserted 1 base in 1 codon), with protein MRHLLTPLRCRRLFLLRSARFKVPTAPAPPTPPKPPRKPQSFTFHDSTWEDPYSWMSSLSDKVAMRHMDVYMEQEEKYKEAVMSGTERLQSKLQSEMASRLAFELSTPPLRWGPWLYYRRIEEGKQYPVLCRRLASLNEEFISHKSPSAGFDFTSGKRIEQKLLDYNLEAERFGGYAYEELSEVSPDHRFLAYTMYDKDNDYFKLSVRNLNSGSLCSKPQAGRVSNLAWAKDGQALLYVLTDNNKRPYRIYCSMIGSTDEDVLLLEESDDNVHVNIRHTKDFRFVTVNTFSITYSKVFVINAADPLSGMTLVWECEGLSHCIVEHHQGCLYLFTDAAKQGQSVDYHYLLRSPVDASSSPRKWENVFSDDQDLIIEDVDFSDTHLVLITREGRKFRICSISLPLPVRKGAVHLKELNPYFXPLPQHVSQISPGPNYDYYSSTMRFTISSPVMPDAVVDYDLLNRKWNIIQQQNFLHERTRILYGTASAASIVESDSTTKNSNYKNKDMVDDHHMWNELSEFYACEYYDVSSFDGVVVPLTIVYSRKNKKENQYPGLLHVHGAYGELLDKRWRSELKSLLDRGWVVAYADVRGGGVWGKKWHHDGRRTRKQNSIQDYISCAKFLIEKGIVQDNKLAGWGYSAGGLLVASAINCCPDLFRAAILEVPFLDPTNTLLYPILPLTAVDYEEFGYPGDVDDFHAIQKYSPYDNIPKDALYPAVLVTSSFNTRFGVWEAAKWVARVRERAIYDPKRPILLNLTTDIVEENRYLQCKESALETAFLIKVMES; from the exons ATGCGCCACCTCTTGACCCCACTCCGGTGCCGCCGGCTATTCCTACTCCGGTCGGCCCGCTTCAAAGTTCCGACCGCACCGGCTCCACCGACGCCTCCCAAACCCCCGAGGAAACCCCAGAGCTTCACATTCCACGACTCGACCTGGGAGGACCCGTACAGCTGGATGTCGAGCCTGAGCGACAAGGTGGCCATGCGTCACATGGACGTGTATATGGAGCAGGAAGAGAAGTACAAAGAGGCAGTCATGTCCGGGACCGAGCGCCTCCAGTCCAAGCTCCAGTCCGAGATGGCTTCTCGCTTGGCCTTCGAACTCTCCACCCCTCCTCTCCGCTGGGGCCCTTG GTTATACTATCGGCGAATAGAAGAAGGAAAACAGTATCCAGTTCTATGTCGGAGATTGGCGAGCTTAAATGAGGAATTCATTTCTCACAAATCTCCATCAGCTGGATTTGATTTTACCTCGGGGAAAAGAATTGAGCAGAAGCTGCTTGATTACAATCTGGAAGCCGAGAGATTTGGAG GTTATGCTTATGAAGAATTATCGGAAGTGTCTCCGGATCATCGATTTCTTGCATATACTATGTATGATAAGGACAATGACTACTTCAAGTTGTCTGTAAGGAATTTGAATTCTGGTTCGTTATGTAGTAAACCTCAAGCTGGACGTGTTTCGAATTTGGCATGGGCTAAGGATGGGCAGGCATTGCTCTATGTCCTTACAGATAACAATAAGAGGCCATACCG GATATACTGTAGCATGATTGGATCAACTGATGAAGATGTGTTGCTTCTGGAAGAATCAGATGATAATGTTCATGTAAACATAAGACATACAAAGGATTTCCGATTTGTGACTGTAAATACATTCTCTATTACTTATTCCAAG GTATTTGTGATAAATGCAGCTGATCCATTGTCTGGCATGACATTAGTTTGGGAGTGTGAAGGTCTATCCCACTGCATAGTTGAGCATCATCAAGGGtgcctttatttatttacagaCGCTGCCAAACAGGGCCAATCAGTTGATTATCATTATCTTCTTCGTAGTCCTGTTGATGCTTCTTCCAGTCCAAGAAAGTGGGAG AACGTATTTAGTGATGACCAAGATTTGATCATTGAAGATGTTGATTTCAGTGACACACACTTGGTTCTTATTACAAGGGAAGGTCGAAAATTCAGAATTTGTTCAATTAGTCTCCCTCTGCCTGTTAGGAAG GGAGCTGTGCATCTCAAAGAACTTAACCCGTatt ctcctcttcctcaacATGTTTCTCAAATTTCACCTGGACCTAATTATGACTATTATTCATCAACAATGCGCTTTACAATCTCATCACCTGTG ATGCCGGATGCAGTGGTCGATTATGACCTCTTAAACAGAAAGTGGAATATCATTCAGCAGCAAAACTTTCTCCATGAAAGAACACGAATATTGTATGGAACAGCCTCTGCTGCAAGCATTGTTGAAAGTGACTCAACTACCAAAAACTCCAACTACAAGAACAAAGACATGGTTGATGATCATCACATGTGGAACGAACTCTCTGAGTTTTATGCTTGTGAATACTATGATGTCTCTTCTTTCGATGGGGTTGTGGTTCCTTTAACTATTGTTTACTCACgcaaaaacaagaaagagaatCAGTACCCTGGATTACTTCATGTACATGGAGCTTATGGTGAATTACTAGACAAACGATGGCGCAGTGAGTTGAAAAGCCTTCTTGATCGTGGttgggttgttgcttatgctgATGTTAg GGGTGGAGGTGTTTGGGGTAAAAAGTGGCATCATGACGGCAGACGTACAAGGAAGCAGAATTCTATTCAAGATTATATCTCCTGTGCGAAATTCCTTATTGAGAAAGGGATTGTCCAAGATAACAAGCTTGCTGGTTGGGGATATAGTGCTGGTGGACTTTTGGTTGCTTCAGCCATAAATTGTTGCCCAGATTTATTCCGTGCTGCAATTTTGGAG GTCCCATTTCTTGATCCAACCAACACTCTTCTCTATCCCATTTTACCACTTACAGCTGTTGACTACGAAGAATTTGGGTACCCTGGAGATGTTGATGATTTTCATGCCATACAGAAATATTCTCCTTATGATAATATTCCGAAGGATGCTCTTTATCCGGCTGTTTTGGTTACCTCATCTTTCAATACACG ATTTGGGGTGTGGGAAGCTGCAAAATGGGTAGCACGTGTCCGTGAACGTGCAATCTATGATCCAAAACGTCCAATACTGCTTAATTTAACGACAGACATAGTGGAGGAAAACAGGTACCTGCAGTGCAAGGAATCAGCATTAGAGACTGCATTTCTTATCAAGGTAATGGAATCTTAG